The segment GTCGAGGAAATCACTGAGCGACTGGTAGCGCATCCATTCGGTGCTGCGCTGTTCTTCCAGACTCGTGACACTGACATCCACGCAGCGCACATCACTGAACCCAGCCCGGCGCAGCCAGCGCTCCAGGGCTGGGACCGAGGGCAGGAACCACACGTTGCGCATCTGCGCGTAACGGTCCTCGGGCACCAGCACCTGTTGTGTGTCGCCTTCGATCACCAATGTTTCCAACACCAGCTCGCCGCCCTTTACCAGGCAGTCCTTGAGCGCCAGCAGGTGCTCGATAGGCGAGCGACGGTGATAAAACACCCCCATCGAAAACACCGTGTCGAAGCCTTCGAGGCTGGCAGGCAGGTCTTCCAGGGCGAAGGGGAGGTGCCAGGCGGGCAGGTCCGGCAAGTACCGTTGCACCGCCTGGAACTGACAGAAGAACAACCAGTTCGGGTCGATCCCGATGACCATGTCGGCGCCGGCGCCTAGCATGCGCCACTGGTAATAGCCATTACCGCAGCCAACATCCAGTACCCGCTTGCCCTTGAGGTCCAGGTGCGGTGCGACGCGCGACCACTTCCAGT is part of the Pseudomonas parafulva genome and harbors:
- the cmoB gene encoding tRNA 5-methoxyuridine(34)/uridine 5-oxyacetic acid(34) synthase CmoB; this encodes MIDLSPLARRLAGTPLAAWSQGLQAQLDTKLEKGHGDLDRWRGALDALPALQPSEIDLVNGLRLDCDCDDASRVQMRQALMGLSPWRKGPFDLFGVHVDTEWRSDWKWSRVAPHLDLKGKRVLDVGCGNGYYQWRMLGAGADMVIGIDPNWLFFCQFQAVQRYLPDLPAWHLPFALEDLPASLEGFDTVFSMGVFYHRRSPIEHLLALKDCLVKGGELVLETLVIEGDTQQVLVPEDRYAQMRNVWFLPSVPALERWLRRAGFSDVRCVDVSVTSLEEQRSTEWMRYQSLSDFLDPSDSGKTIEGLPAPRRATLVARK